One segment of Theobroma cacao cultivar B97-61/B2 chromosome 9, Criollo_cocoa_genome_V2, whole genome shotgun sequence DNA contains the following:
- the LOC18590407 gene encoding glucomannan 4-beta-mannosyltransferase 2 produces the protein MAQISPKLLIPESFQVSRDDITGQIGLIWELIKAPLIVPLLQLGVYICLIMSLMLFMERVYMGIVIILVKLFWKKPEKRYNFELIQDDVELGSSNFPVVLVQIPMFNEKEVYKISIGAACGLSWPSDRLVIQVLDDSTDPAIKLMVEQECQRWASKGINITYQIRENRTGYKAGALKEGLKRSYVKHCEYVAIFDADFRPEPDFLRRSIPFLARNPDIALVQARWRFVNADECLLTRMQEMSLDYHFTVEQEVGSATHAFFGFNGTAGIWRIAAINEAGGWKDRTTVEDMDLAVRSSLRGWKFVYLGDLQVKSELPSTFKAFRFQQHRWSCGPANLFRKMVWEIIQNKKVKFWKKVYVIYSFFFVRKIIAHMVTFFFYCVVLPLTILVPEVKVPIWGAVYIPSVITILNSVGTPRSIHLLFYWILFENVMSLHRTKATFIGLLEAGRANEWVVTEKLGDAVKKAADAAKNKTNAKAPRKFRFKFTDRLNTLELGFAAFLFICGCYDFVHGKNNYFVYLFLQTITFFITGIGYVGTII, from the exons ATGGCTCAAATTTCACCAAAGCTGCTGATTCCAGAGTCCTTTCAAGTGTCAAGAGATGATATTACAGGTCAAATTGGTTTGATTTGGGAGCTTATCAAAGCACCATTAATTGTTCCTCTACTGCAACTTGGTGTCTACATTTGCTTAATCATGTCACTCATGCTCTTCATGGAGCGTGTTTACATGGGAATAGTCATTATTCTTGTTAAGCTCTTCTGGAAAAAACCAGAGAAGCGTTACAACTTTGAGCTTATTCAAGATGATGTGGAACTTGGTAGCTCAAATTTCCCCGTGGTTTTAGTGCAAATCCCAATGTTCAATGAAAAAGAG GTTTACAAGATCTCCATTGGAGCAGCTTGTGGACTCTCATGGCCCTCCGATCGTCTTGTGATCCAAGTACTCGATGATTCCACTGACCCTGCAATCAAG CTAATGGTAGAGCAGGAGTGCCAGAGATGGGCAAGCAAAGGCATAAACATAACGTACCAAATCAGGGAAAACAGGACAGGTTACAAAGCTGGAGCCTTGAAAGAAGGGTTGAAGAGAAGCTATGTCAAACACTGTGAATATGTGGCCATTTTCGATGCCGATTTCAGGCCTGAGCCAGACTTCCTTAGAAGAAGCATCCCTTTCTTGGCCCGCAACCCAGACATTGCTCTCGTTCAAGCTCGCTGGAGATTTG TGAACGCGGACGAATGCTTGTTGACAAGAATGCAGGAGATGTCATTGGATTACCATTTCACAGTGGAACAGGAAGTTGGGTCAGCAACACATGCTTTCTTTGGTTTTAATG GAACTGCTGGTATTTGGAGAATTGCTGCCATTAATGAGGCAGGTGGGTGGAAGGATAGAACCACCGTGGAGGACATGGACCTTGCTGTCCGATCTAGTCTTAGGGGATGGAAATTTGTTTACCTTGGTGATCTTCAG GTGAAAAGTGAACTTCCTAGTACTTTTAAGGCCTTCCGCTTCCAGCAGCATAGGTGGTCTTGTGGTCCTGCTAATCTATTCAGGAAAATGGTGTGGGAAATCATTCAGAATAAG AAAGTGAAATTCTGGAAGAAAGTATATGTTATCTACAGCTTCTTCTTCGTCCGAAAGATCATTGCTCATATGgtcacctttttcttttactgtGTGGTTCTTCCGCTTACCATTTTGGTTCCTGAAGTTAAAGTTCCTATTTGGGGAGCCGTTTATATTCCTTCCGTCATCACCATTCTAAACTCAGTAGGAACTCCAAG ATCCATCCACCTATTATTTTACTGGATTCTTTTCGAGAATGTGATGTCATTGCACCGGACTAAGGCAACATTTATCGGTCTCCTGGAGGCAGGCAGAGCCAATGAGTGGGTTGTCACTGAGAAACTAGGAGATGCTGTCAAGAAAGCAGCAGATGCTGCTAAGAACAAGACAAATGCAAAAGCACCCAGGAAATTTAGATTCAAATTTACTGATAG ACTCAACACATTGGAGTTGGGATTTGCAGCATTCCTCTTCATTTGTGGATGCTATGATTTTGTCCATGGGAAGAACAACTACTTTGTATACCTCTTCCTCCAAACAATTACCTTCTTCATCACAGGAATTGGCTACGTTGGCACCATCATCTAG